ATTGTTGCTCCGTTTAGCATTGGGCCAGGCCCAGTATTTGTAATAGAGGGGCATTTTCGTAATTTCGATGACCTTTCCGAGAGCGGCAAAAAACGTGtcgagctcctcctcctcctccattctagggttttgtttCCTCGTCGTCAACTAAGAGAAGAAAACAAAGCTTCGGCTCGCGATTTAAAACCCTCTTCGAGAAGTAGAAGCTCTTTGATTATTTATCCCTGTGAGTTgtttttctcctcttcttcttctttttcttcgttTAGATCTATGAAATGCTCCAGTTTTTTTTGGGTGAtatgctcttttttttcatttttttgggtggatttttgtaatttaatagAATATTTTGCTGCAATTTCCTCTTTATTTAGGTTTTCTGAATATGGAAGCCTAGTATACGTTCAGATCTAGGCTTTGGTTCTGTTCAATCCAATATTCTCCTTTCATTTTTCTTCGTATAAGCCATTTTGGAATAGGCCCCTCAACCCTACTTTTttcatttataatttgatactgtctcaatttttttttaatccctttTCTAATACACTTCCTATCTTTTTCTTGCAGGATGTCAATGGAGGAGGATGCAAATGTAAGTCCAAATATTAGCTGaagtttgtttcatttttcAAGTTTCTTAAAGTATTTTAATTCATTTATAATGTTATTTCTgcatttcgacatcattttcCCTTTAGATATTTaggttaatttaaatttagctaaaaCTGTACAGGTTCAGACAATTCGAAATACGGTAGGAGCAGATTCTAGATTTTATGATGCATTTTGTAGTGGCTTAGAAGAACCTGATTCCATCTATGGATTTTGAtaaatacaagaaaataatTTGCAAATAGATATTACAATCTTACAAAATTTACTTGGCTCACCTATTGTTTCctgaaaaaaaatgttaagtGGTAAGCCCTAGTTTTAGCTGATATAAACAATAATATTATGTTCTTGAACTGTTTAAAGGCAACAAAAGAGTTTAAAGGTTTACGCTGTTTAAAGGTTTACGCTAGTAACACTATAGCTTGTATCTTATGCTCAATAGGGTAAAATTTGATTACTATATGCCCAGCGATGTTTAAGAATGACAAGGTTTAAACAAGAGATTTGAATTAGTTGTTAAGCACGTCGACACTGATATTCGGAAATGTTTGCCATCTATCTACATATATTCTCATTTCCTTGTCTGGCATCTTATCTGCGACAGGggaagaaagaggaagaggaattCAACACCGGCCCGCTGTCAGTTTTAATGATGAGCGTCAAAAATAATACACAGGTAACTAGCATATTACAAAATCTTAAAGGCCTAGAtgtattttattcttatttctgCTATATGCCGGTTCACTTTTATTGAATAGATCTATTTTGCTCcgtagaaagaaaatatttgtgtCAATTGTCTAATGGATTAGACCGTTCTGTAACCCTAGGTGTTGATTAACTGTCGGAACAACAAGAAGCTACTTGGTCGTGTGAGGGCCTTTGATCGTCACTGTAACATGGTTCTCGAGAATGTCAGGGAGATGTGGACGGAGGTATTTCTAAGCTTATTAAAGTGTATTTCTTTAGGTTTATATTTATAACTCTTCTAATAATTAATTGGCTGCATCTAAAACTTGCAGATACCAAAAACAGGTAAAGGCAAGAAGAAGGCGCTGCCCGTGAACAAGGACCGATTCATCAGCAAGATGTTCCTCCGCGGGGATTCTGTTATAATTGTTCTGAGGAACCCTAAATGAGTCGATGCGTTCGCTGAACCTGAATATAAGAGACCTAGTGATATGTAGTATCTAACATGTCTACAGTAAATGTTTAATTAGGGGGAGAAAAACCTTAGGAGCTTGGTTGCTTTTGCTATCATTTCATGTATTAACTGTAGCTTTTGGTTACTGTTTGCTAAATTTACTCATGGAAAATTGCACTGATGGTTCTTCTAATTGGTGTGGTGGTTTATTGATTCTAGTTAATTGATGTTTGTGGAATCAAAATAAtcagatctctctctttctctctcgctaATGTTGTATGTTGTATATGTTATATGAATCATTCACATCTCTATAACCATAACACAGGTCAGGAAAAATATTCTGTGCTCTTTCGATGCGAGTTTCTTCCAATTTCTTCCAATTTTTGTGCACACATACTAGTTATTTTCTTTCAATCAACACTTGAAAATCCACCACAATGGAGTAATAACATCTTTCACTTGATCATAATctcttttaaactttatcaaTGGAGAGAATAAACAGGAACACCTGCTTTTAAGTAAATTCCATGAAACAAAAGAGCAACACCAGGATTAAACAAAAGTGATTAAATACATACATTAGAGATAACCCACACTAGGATAGATATTAGATGAACCCAAATTCATTGCCTATCACTAAAATCAgtccaaaaagagagagagagagagagagagagagagagagagagagagagagatattaaaCTAACAATGATCTGTCCCAGAAGTTGAACTAATTAAATGAACAACAACAAAACTGATAAAGTACACACAACAGAAACAAACTTGAGGGGTAGATAAAGTACATACAACAGAAACAAACTAACAAGTGTGGTAGATAGTAGATCAACCCCCATCACTAAATTGAGTCCAAAAtgagcaaaaaaagaaagaataaaattaagatCACAGTGATATGTCCCATAAATTGGACTAATTTCAAACCCCTCAGTGTAGCTCTCAAGAACAAATGGGGCAATGAATCAAACCATTCTCATTACACTCCCCACACTtcaccatcttcttctcctcctcatcCAACACCTTACAACTCCCATTGCAATCCATACACATCACAAACCTCACCCCCCCACACGCCTCACACCACACTCTTGCCCTAGGCATCCCTTGCAGTATAATTCCCAATTTGCCCTCCTCTTCTAGCTTCAAAACCTCCTCTTTCCCTCCAACTAACCTCCCCTTCACAAACAGCAAAGGAACTCTCACTTCCCTTTTCTCCATCAGTAGCCTGAGCTCCTCTCTATACCCGGAGTCCATCGAGATGTCCCGCTCTACGATTTGCACATCGTGGCCCTCGATCATTGATCGGACGGCGTTGCAGTCCTCGAAGGTCTTTCGTATCCCCCTCAGTGTGGTTGTGTATAGTACCACCGCGCTTTCGCCGCCCTGCGGGCACTTCTCTTCGAAGGTGCGAAGCAATGTGTCGGAACTTAAAAAGTGCTTTCCGCTTCTGGGCTTAGAAGCTACCATCTTTTTAATATGTTCTCTCTCTTCAAAGAGCTCTTTCTCGATGGAAGCGAGAAGCTCCGGATCGAACAAAGGGCTTAAGCTTCTTCTCGACGAAGAAACAACCGAATCCGTCCCCGATTTGCTTACCTTAGCACTCAATGGGGTGCTCTTCTTCGCAACTGCAGAATTGGGTACAACACATTTTGAATTAGCCGACGAACTAAACGGTCGTAACACCCGATTCGAATCAAAATCGGAACTTTTCGAACTCGCCTGATGTGGGCTGTTCTCTTTTCCCCTTATCTTCCTCCTCTTGTGTTTCTTCGGCGAAGCCATTGCGTTCACCGGAGACCAAATCTGGACCGAAAGATATGATTTAGCGGGTCTTTTAACCGGAGACCAAATAGGGGTCTCGTCTTCGAGATCCTCCATTAGTTCCCACGCATTGATGATCTCCGGAGCTTCTTCCTTCGGAAGCTTCTTCTTCGACTGTGGGAGAATAACAAAGTGAGGAGACCTCTTCTCCtgctccttctcttcttcctccggCTTCGGATTGAGATCGAGAACTCCGTAAGTGCTCGAAGTGAGTGAGACGAAGTGGGTTCGGCAATCGGAGGCGGCGATTCGCCTATCGAAATCGTCGGTGGTGGAGAGCAATTTGGAAGAGATGCAACCCATAGaatatgataaattttttttccctctctttgtgtatgttttctctttgttttgatATGGAGGGTGTTGAAGgggctttttttttgtgtgtgcgtgtgcgtgtgtttGAATTGTAACGGTCATGGGTTGACCGTTGGTGTGTTTTTTATTGGGTTCGTAATAATGCGCCCCCCCCAACGGTCGAAAAAAAATGGCTCCGACAAAAGATGTTTGGGTGTTTGCAGAGCCCAAAGTGGCCCAGCTCATCCATGCATGATGTAGCTCGTTGTGAGAGGTGTTTAAGGGATTTGCTCTTTTTGAGAATTATTTAttggattttttaaaatttgtttaaaagagatttttttaaaaaatgttttgCAATAAAAGTAGTGCACTTTGTACTATTCTTATAGTTATTAAATATTAGATTTGGCAGTTTAAATGTGATAGAAAATTTCATATCCAAGAGAAaccattcaaaaattataattttttttatcaaaaactATTTTAGAtcgtagatcatatctaacaaATTATAGTTAGATTTTAAGTCGTCTAAATTTGAGGTGGCACTCCATAGACCACACAGTCCATGCaacaaattttcaattattagGCCTACGCAATAAGAAGTTTGATCCATGGGCCAAATGATTTACATCCTTGACCACAATTTCTTCCTTTCGGATTATAAAGAAATTGCGttatatacaataaaaaagaaatactcaattattttgttgtatattgtaatatattgattttctatatattttctatgaTGCCGTCAAAATACGGAGAAGGATTTGACTGATAATACCAATCAAACCCTTCTTTTAGTCAATACTTTGAGAAGGTTGTAATCGAACTCGCGAGAAACTCTCAAGTAGGTATGATCCAAATGGAGCCTTCTTTGCTTTGACCACTAAGTGTTAATTAATTTCAGTAACCAATCACCATAGCCTACTTATTCTTTAGTGTCTAGTAAACTAATGATGCTTCAACAACCACTATACAATGCTTGTTTAATTACCTGGACGGCTATTTATAAGTTCAGATGTTCGACctctttgatatatatattttttccacaATTAGTTAAGAAAAAAGGTCAGGGACAACCGGAAAATAGTTGATGTGCTAGAATTGTTTCATGTGTACAATATatcaatatatcaatatattaacaatcaataaaaaaatcaataacagTACAGTTACAACAGTGCGTGCGTTGGATCATTGGTACTAGTCATTAAttctaaaagctcgagctgttagaaatatacaactaattcacttaaaacgtacagataCAACGCCCACGGATTTCAATTGTGGCTCGGCTCATTCAGCCTCACGCTACTTTGAACATGACTGGACCCACCCAGCCTCACAtcattttgaacatgactcagcccaacATGACCTTCCGTCACATGGCAGAATATTGGCCCATTTAAGCCGACAGTGTGTACAGAGAGATCATATATGGCGGCTCCACATTCAATTTGGAGCCGGGTAATCCAGGTTAGTAGATGACATGACAGTTCAACCAATAGGAAGCGATTAATTAGTAAAAGCATGGCTCATTCGTTTGAATATAAAGATGCCTCAAGTACATGCACCAGAACCCCCTAATACTATTCGCCAAAAATGCTTCAGTAGCATGGAATTGCATGCTActgctaaagaaaaaaaaaaagaaaaagaaaaagaaaaagaaaaaatcctcCATGTACACTCCATAAAGAGAGgtatatatcataatattcatcacatccaaaaaattataatttttttatatttttaggattaaaaaaataatataaaattttaaaatttaataatagatCTGCTGTATTAATGTTGATATTAGAATATGTGAATACAAATATTGCTTATTTAACGGACATAAAAGAATTAAGCCaccgtttggattgggtacaagagggggataAGGGTCTTTcttcccccctcttgtacccaaacaagAAGTTTGGTGGGTGGTAGCGGGTTATCCTGAGACAACCCGgtatgggtgggaacaagtaGTTCCTACCCAGGGGTGGGAAAATACTTGTTCCCACCTCTTGTTCCTCCCGTagtgagagagatttttattttaaattagaatttaaatttttaaaatttaaaatttgtaatctcaaaattagaatttataatttaaacttctaaatttaaagtttaaattttaaattttaaatttgatatttgatatttttaaatttaaatttggttttaaatttaaaattaaaattttaaagtttaatttcaaattttaacaactaaattttcatccaaacacaaaattagtcTAATTCGAAATTTATACCTAAACTTGTATATATTTCTGGTAtaaactagttcttacttatatccgaagcaaacgaagcctaagtgaTCTGTGTAAATGCTTGTTTTGTTCCATTTATAGAATTCAAATTATCAATGCTATCGCCATTCTGAAGACGGCGCCTCTCAAGTATCAGCCACAAAGAAATTAAGAAGAGTTTGAAAAAGAAATGCCCCACAACCATGGGCTACCCACTTATTCCATTCACCattaatttgtcaaattttatgCTACGctaaatcttttttaattttttacccaAAATTCTATGAagaattaagaaaattaaaagttaaaatagaaGCAGGACAAAGAAGCACAAAAATCGAAATTAATTATTCAACTCACCAGGTTCATATATATAAGCGAAAAAAATTTGAGGAATCAGATGAAGGATACAGTAATGAATTATTCACTCATTCTAACTGTGCATCTTAAAACTATGAACAACATCAGATCGAACGGCTGCTGATCAATGGCACATTACATCAGACGGTAAACGGGGCCTGGCCCCACCACGGATGAGGTCAAACCAACTGGAATCACGACCGTCGACAGCCCCCTTGAAATGCGGGCGCGAAAATTGATGCGCGGGGAAAAATGCAACGCAAGCACACCCAATTAACAGGGGAAGGGTTGCTTCTGATGAACATTACTTTCCAATTTTTATCGTAAACCGAGCGTACCACGTCACCCGAAGCATGGAAAAAGTTAGTGCTTTTGTTTTGGCAAACCTGGTCCAagcaacatgatgctaataagtTTATCCCCAACGTGGCCAAAGTACTATGGGTctttttccatatatatatatatatatatatatatatatatatatatatatatatatatatattattccaaataataatataaataaataataaaaacctCGCGTACCCAAATTCCCAATTTGCCCCTCTCCATTTCCCTCCCTTTAAATGCCCctactcttcttctccttcccacGCGTTGATAGTTGGTACTTCGTACTatttatactctctctctctctctataaaactactttctctctctacctcgtGCGAGATTATGCCACTTAGCGACCTCGAGGCCCCATCCAACAATGGCGATGGTGCACTCGAAACcctagcggcggcggcggaggaggaggaggaggaggaggaggaggaggaatcgGATCCGGAGATGCCCCCGGAGTCGTTCCGGATCGGGATCGGGGAGGAGTTCGATTGGGCGGAGCTCAACGCCGTGCTCGATCGCGACGATTCCACCAGGGGGAGCGCGAATCCCAAatcgcagcagcagcagcaccactaccaccaccacGCAAACCCTAGCAAGCCCCGATCCGACGACTCCCAGAGGTTCTCCGGGATCATCGTCCTCCCCGGGGCGATCCCGATCTCCGGCGCGTACCTCGGCCGGAGCGCGCGCCGcgcgaggaggaagaagatggcgGGAAACGGTGGCGGGAGAGCGGGGCGGGGGGCGGTGCCGGAGACGGATCCGGGGTCGCCGAAGGTGTCGTGCGCTGGGAAGGTGATGTCGCAGCGGGACCGGCACCGGAACCCTGGTATTCTCCGGCGATCGCCGGAGGATGAGGACGAGGAAGAGAGGGGAGGGCGAAGGGGTAGCTTCGTAGCGGCGGCGCTCCGCCTcatccgcggcggcggcgacggcggcgggcCGTCCCCGTCGGAGAATACTCCGGcgatggtggcggcggcgccgccggggTTGGGAGGGATGAAGCGTTTCGCGTCGGGGAGGAGGGGGGAGTGCTCCTGCGGCGGGGACGCGGACGGTGGGATGTACTGCCACGTGGCGCTGCCTCGGCCGCTGGATCGGGAGGTTGTGGCGGGTAACGCGTCGGTGGGGCCATTCGAAGAGATGGGGCGAGGCCGGGATTGAAGGAAAATTTGTTGGGTTTTGGTATGGGTTTGAAAACGATCggaaaaaggacaaaaaattgTCTCCATATTTACTATTTTACCTCGCCACATCACTCCCTGTATATCACCATATTACATATTCCTgtgtcttttatattattaCTTAGTCCTGTAAATAATATggtaaaatacataataattaattacgATTGATTTTTATAAGGATTTTTATTCCATTTTTagctttatttgtttttatattagattttttttttgagagatgacAGTCATTTCATCTTGCCTAGTCTAAGTTcaaagtttctttctttttgagaaagagatagcacgctatccgtttcattcattgaacttatgaattaggctacaagTGTGGAGCAACCAGACcccgagaggaaaaaaaaaacgaagttaAGACGATGAGAAGAAGGTCCCACTCCTTCACGAGAAGCTTGAGTCTGTGAACCGCTAGTACTGGATTTGGAAGGATATTCCGAAAGATTGTGTCATTTCTGACCTTCCAAGTAATCCACCAGTAGCCCACTAGGTCTGTAAGTCTGGTTCGCTTCTTTTGATGATCCTTTTTGCCCATCCACCTATCCCATACGAGATACACGTCGTCCCTCAGATCTTGGGCCTGAATATCGTCCACCCCTGTAACTAAGATAAACTTGTAGAATACACACCGGGTGAACAGGTGGTCCACTGATTCCTCGTCCGACCTACATAGCACGAAGGTAGGATCATCTATCCACCCTCTCTTAACAAGACTATCGCGTGTAAGAATCCTTTTCGTGAGAACCAACCAGGTAAAAACTTTTACATTTAAAGGAATTTTATGACTCCAGATGTAGGTAGCATGTGTATCTCTCGTCCCGTCGTCCGTCAATGCCAAATAGGTCGATTTGACCGAAAACTGTCCATCAGTACTCCAACGCCAAAGGATCATATTCGGTCTATGCTCGACGGAGAAGCTGGAGACCCTTTCTTCGAGCTCCGAGAGGTTCGGTATCAGCCCTTGCAATTGGCCCACTTCGACTCCCAGAATCTTGGTTCAGTTCCAATTACCCCTCGTAAAACAATCACTAACTCTAGAGTTTTTCCCCTCGGACATAAGATAAGCTTCCAGGAACAAAGGTTCAACATTTTCTCCCCATACCACCGATCCAGTCAGAAATCGATGATACTCCTGTTTCCTAGTTTAAAAGCCGCTCTCCATTTAAAGATGGTGTTGAAGCTAAGAAAACCCTTCCACCAGCTAGAAAAAGGTTTGAAAGATCTGCCTTCCCTTAGTGATTTTCTTCTACGATAGTACAATTCTCGGATTAACTTATTCCACTGTAGTTCAGGTGCTGTGtgaaatttccaccaccattgaTGCCTTAAGTTTCTTCGTATATTATGCTATACTTTATGTCgcaaa
This DNA window, taken from Ananas comosus cultivar F153 linkage group 21, ASM154086v1, whole genome shotgun sequence, encodes the following:
- the LOC109726420 gene encoding small nuclear ribonucleoprotein Sm D2-like, with the protein product MSMEEDANGKKEEEEFNTGPLSVLMMSVKNNTQVLINCRNNKKLLGRVRAFDRHCNMVLENVREMWTEIPKTGKGKKKALPVNKDRFISKMFLRGDSVIIVLRNPK
- the LOC109726695 gene encoding uncharacterized protein LOC109726695, translated to MGCISSKLLSTTDDFDRRIAASDCRTHFVSLTSSTYGVLDLNPKPEEEEKEQEKRSPHFVILPQSKKKLPKEEAPEIINAWELMEDLEDETPIWSPVKRPAKSYLSVQIWSPVNAMASPKKHKRRKIRGKENSPHQASSKSSDFDSNRVLRPFSSSANSKCVVPNSAVAKKSTPLSAKVSKSGTDSVVSSSRRSLSPLFDPELLASIEKELFEEREHIKKMVASKPRSGKHFLSSDTLLRTFEEKCPQGGESAVVLYTTTLRGIRKTFEDCNAVRSMIEGHDVQIVERDISMDSGYREELRLLMEKREVRVPLLFVKGRLVGGKEEVLKLEEEGKLGIILQGMPRARVWCEACGGVRFVMCMDCNGSCKVLDEEEKKMVKCGECNENGLIHCPICS
- the LOC109726238 gene encoding uncharacterized protein LOC109726238, whose amino-acid sequence is MPLSDLEAPSNNGDGALETLAAAAEEEEEEEEEEESDPEMPPESFRIGIGEEFDWAELNAVLDRDDSTRGSANPKSQQQQHHYHHHANPSKPRSDDSQRFSGIIVLPGAIPISGAYLGRSARRARRKKMAGNGGGRAGRGAVPETDPGSPKVSCAGKVMSQRDRHRNPGILRRSPEDEDEEERGGRRGSFVAAALRLIRGGGDGGGPSPSENTPAMVAAAPPGLGGMKRFASGRRGECSCGGDADGGMYCHVALPRPLDREVVAGNASVGPFEEMGRGRD